In Methanomicrobium antiquum, one DNA window encodes the following:
- a CDS encoding universal stress protein yields MFSTILVACDGSPQSEKALCAAIDGCMSKHTSLHVVHIMNIKSFSAIESETSYDGVESPHEITRKILEKGKDEAVCMIEDMCGCKNIEYTFHVKRGDPRHAIMDLAEEIGADLIVLGSTGKGLATRVIMGSVSSYISNHSHISTLVVR; encoded by the coding sequence ATGTTTTCTACTATTCTTGTGGCATGTGATGGTTCCCCGCAATCAGAAAAAGCACTTTGTGCCGCTATTGACGGTTGTATGAGCAAACACACCAGTTTACACGTGGTGCACATAATGAATATCAAATCTTTCAGTGCTATTGAATCTGAAACTTCATATGACGGTGTTGAATCTCCGCATGAAATTACCAGAAAAATTCTTGAAAAAGGAAAAGATGAAGCTGTTTGTATGATTGAAGATATGTGCGGGTGTAAAAATATTGAATATACATTTCATGTTAAAAGAGGAGATCCAAGGCATGCCATAATGGATCTCGCAGAAGAAATTGGTGCAGACCTGATTGTTCTTGGCTCAACAGGAAAAGGACTGGCAACAAGAGTTATCATGGGAAGCGTCTCAAGCTATATTTCAAACCACAGCCATATATCAACACTTGTAGTCAGATAG
- a CDS encoding GNAT family N-acetyltransferase has translation MNLDSSFKESVIIRTMHPDETELAFHGATDEGWNPGLYDIDCHYTVDPEGWFIAEYEGSPIGMVMFSNYDDKFSFGGFLVVMPKFRNHGIGELLISKALLHANDRICGIDGVFEMQNTYSKNYGFLPAYRNIRWEGDVKGVLHHNFIKAENVSFEKILDYDTRHFFTKRRSFLEKWIEQKDSTCLVSQNGNNITGYGMIRRCVAGHKIGPLFADNPEIAEDLFLALCGYVNNGPIYFDTPEPNGNALAIAKKYNMNEVFGTARMYTKEIPKLPVQNIYGVTSFEMG, from the coding sequence ATGAATCTTGATTCTTCTTTTAAAGAGTCGGTAATTATCAGGACAATGCATCCGGATGAAACTGAACTTGCATTTCACGGTGCAACAGATGAAGGCTGGAATCCCGGTCTTTATGATATTGATTGTCATTATACAGTTGATCCAGAAGGATGGTTTATTGCCGAATATGAAGGCTCTCCTATTGGAATGGTTATGTTTTCAAATTACGATGATAAATTTTCATTCGGCGGATTTTTGGTTGTAATGCCCAAATTCAGAAATCACGGTATAGGAGAACTTTTAATCTCAAAAGCTCTTTTGCATGCAAATGACAGAATTTGTGGAATTGACGGTGTGTTTGAGATGCAAAATACATATTCAAAAAATTATGGATTTTTGCCGGCTTACAGAAATATCCGATGGGAAGGTGATGTAAAAGGGGTTTTGCATCACAATTTCATCAAAGCTGAGAATGTTTCTTTTGAAAAAATTCTTGATTATGACACAAGACATTTTTTCACCAAAAGACGGAGTTTTCTTGAGAAATGGATTGAGCAAAAAGACAGCACCTGTCTTGTAAGTCAAAATGGCAATAACATCACAGGTTACGGGATGATAAGAAGATGTGTTGCGGGACACAAAATAGGCCCATTATTTGCAGACAATCCTGAAATCGCAGAAGATCTTTTCCTCGCCTTATGTGGCTATGTAAACAATGGTCCTATATATTTTGATACACCTGAGCCTAACGGGAATGCACTGGCAATCGCGAAAAAATACAACATGAACGAGGTTTTTGGAACTGCGAGAATGTACACAAAAGAAATTCCCAAACTACCTGTTCAAAATATATATGGTGTTACTTCGTTTGAAATGGGATGA
- a CDS encoding response regulator receiver protein has translation MAAVRKKKKLNTSDRKKELLSLFSNISGKTEIVEPMKKIHGTLRDKDAIEREVALIMREILDQGHFKTKLKPRDLACLVCGYYEGRNDTEIARELGDEKLSKTVARARVRLKLFRDLDFKMPFERASMEKLLESGKTMKEVSEELGISPSTLREYRHVIEQEQDITLDPFLERIKDVMEDRDLTESMTGTLANDGLSEAIDATEAELADIT, from the coding sequence ATGGCTGCAGTAAGAAAGAAAAAGAAATTAAACACTTCGGATCGTAAAAAAGAGCTTTTAAGCTTATTTAGCAATATTTCCGGAAAAACAGAGATTGTCGAGCCGATGAAAAAAATTCATGGCACTTTGCGCGACAAGGATGCAATAGAGCGCGAAGTAGCTTTGATTATGCGTGAAATCCTTGATCAGGGCCATTTCAAGACCAAATTAAAACCTCGTGATCTTGCATGTCTTGTATGCGGCTACTATGAAGGCAGAAATGATACCGAGATCGCACGCGAACTCGGTGATGAGAAGCTTTCAAAAACAGTTGCAAGGGCACGTGTGAGACTTAAGCTGTTTAGGGATCTTGATTTTAAGATGCCGTTTGAGCGAGCCTCAATGGAAAAATTGCTTGAATCCGGCAAAACAATGAAAGAAGTCAGTGAAGAACTTGGAATAAGTCCTTCTACCCTTCGCGAGTACAGGCACGTCATCGAACAGGAACAGGACATCACACTCGATCCATTCCTTGAACGCATAAAAGATGTTATGGAAGACCGCGATTTAACTGAATCCATGACAGGAACACTTGCAAACGATGGATTATCTGAAGCTATTGACGCAACAGAAGCAGAACTGGCTGATATTACCTGA
- a CDS encoding metal-dependent hydrolase, with translation MIIKWLGHSCFFLEGSKKILIDPFMPYGDFNCVSDIVALTHAHDDHLGDTISLKKTTVCPNELAKLLREKGLKTEPMNIGGSIEIDSVKFTMVYASHSSEFSDGDKKLYGGPASGFIINMDDVCVYHAGDTGLFSDMRLIHDMYHPDVAMLPIGSRYTMGPSEAMMAAEFVGAPLVIPMHYNTFPAIEQNGEAFGSAIEKVTDMKVAVLKPGDSLNTDDYLK, from the coding sequence ATGATAATTAAGTGGCTTGGCCATTCCTGTTTTTTTCTGGAGGGCTCAAAGAAAATTTTGATTGATCCTTTCATGCCGTATGGAGACTTTAACTGCGTTTCTGATATTGTTGCACTGACTCATGCGCACGATGATCATCTTGGAGATACTATTTCTCTTAAAAAAACAACAGTCTGTCCAAATGAACTTGCAAAATTACTGCGTGAAAAAGGTCTTAAAACTGAACCTATGAACATTGGCGGTTCAATAGAAATTGACTCTGTCAAATTCACAATGGTTTATGCCTCTCACTCCTCAGAATTTTCTGACGGGGATAAAAAACTCTATGGAGGCCCTGCATCAGGCTTCATAATAAATATGGATGATGTATGCGTGTATCATGCAGGTGATACAGGCCTGTTTTCAGATATGAGGCTTATTCATGATATGTATCATCCCGATGTTGCAATGCTCCCAATAGGAAGCAGATACACAATGGGACCGTCTGAGGCAATGATGGCGGCGGAGTTTGTTGGTGCTCCTTTAGTTATTCCAATGCACTACAATACTTTTCCTGCAATTGAACAGAACGGAGAAGCTTTTGGATCTGCTATTGAGAAAGTAACAGATATGAAAGTTGCTGTATTAAAGCCTGGAGACAGTTTAAATACTGATGATTACCTGAAATAA
- a CDS encoding DEAD/DEAH box helicase, with protein sequence MKYISHPLIKPQSLEDREYQLSIALHAAEDNTLVVLPTGLGKTAVALLSSAMRLKKCGGKVLVLAPTKPLVDQHKKLFMDKLILPHSDSGKIQEDAYELNNSESESESESFDKEDSEKSGSKKPDDGIFSGFAMFTGETDAKKRLMMWNSATVILATPQVIKNDIIAGRYNLKDVSLLIVDECHRAVGNYAYVFITEEYQKTAKNPLILGMTASPGSKEEKLMEVCQNLYVKIVETRTETDTDVRPYIHERDIKYVNIELPPELEFAVITLKRLLEDRLSLLSSAGYIVPHPEKLTMAALNGINGQIQRNILNKNTDAYMAASIHAEIMKIRHAIALAESQGSDILKLYLNKLAAEGTAPSGTKASRRLVRDPLFVSLINESDKWEEELLPKFETARKIVSTQLEEFPDSRVIIFANFRDTVSLLCDYMVKSGIDARKFIGQASKDSSKGLSQKKQIETLANFREGEFKVLVATSVGEEGLDVPSTDLVIFYESVPSEIRSIQRKGRTGRHGTGSIIVLVTKGTSDETFTHVSRVREKSMKKGISLLSKTAKEQNEAQKVIQPSLLQTAGKEEIPPGTTAGSFSGREFSGRTTIPGEVQANITAFEQSGPLIIADDRESSSKVVECLHKSGALISLQRLEYGDYAIGDRIIVERKTSRDFMDTLVERDLLGQIKRMSDAVLKPVLIIEGEDLYSQRNINPNAVRGALTAIALNLGTSIFYTKTPEETAEMLFVIANREEGKEGGLKSPHYHKSYKSMREELEYIISSFPKTGLKSARILLENFGTIENIIKASEEELMAVDGIGEKTAKKIYETSRHVYQNF encoded by the coding sequence ATGAAATACATTAGCCATCCGCTGATAAAACCTCAAAGCCTTGAGGATAGAGAATATCAGCTTTCAATAGCACTTCATGCGGCAGAAGACAATACATTAGTTGTTCTGCCTACAGGTCTTGGGAAGACTGCAGTTGCACTTCTCTCTTCTGCAATGAGGCTAAAAAAATGCGGCGGCAAGGTACTTGTGCTTGCGCCAACAAAACCGCTTGTAGACCAGCACAAAAAACTTTTCATGGATAAACTGATTCTTCCACATTCTGATTCCGGAAAAATTCAGGAAGATGCATATGAACTGAATAATTCTGAATCTGAATCTGAATCTGAATCTTTCGATAAAGAAGATTCTGAAAAATCCGGTTCAAAAAAGCCTGATGATGGAATCTTTTCTGGTTTTGCAATGTTTACAGGCGAGACAGATGCTAAAAAACGCCTTATGATGTGGAATTCTGCAACAGTTATTCTTGCGACACCACAGGTGATAAAAAACGATATTATTGCAGGAAGATATAATTTGAAGGATGTATCTCTTTTAATAGTTGATGAATGCCACAGGGCAGTAGGAAACTATGCATACGTCTTCATCACTGAGGAATATCAGAAAACTGCAAAAAATCCCCTGATTCTTGGTATGACTGCATCTCCTGGAAGTAAAGAAGAAAAGTTAATGGAAGTCTGCCAGAATTTATATGTTAAAATTGTAGAGACCCGGACTGAAACAGATACTGATGTCAGACCCTATATCCATGAAAGGGATATAAAATATGTAAATATCGAACTTCCCCCTGAACTTGAATTTGCAGTAATTACACTAAAAAGACTTCTTGAAGACAGGCTGTCTCTTTTATCATCGGCCGGATATATTGTTCCGCATCCTGAAAAACTAACAATGGCGGCTTTAAATGGGATTAATGGCCAAATTCAGAGAAATATCCTGAACAAAAACACCGATGCATATATGGCGGCGTCAATACATGCAGAAATAATGAAAATCCGCCATGCTATTGCCCTTGCAGAATCACAGGGAAGCGACATCTTAAAGCTGTACTTAAACAAGCTGGCCGCCGAAGGTACAGCTCCTTCCGGAACAAAGGCAAGCCGCCGCCTGGTACGTGATCCCCTTTTTGTAAGCCTCATTAACGAGTCTGATAAATGGGAAGAAGAGCTCCTTCCCAAATTTGAGACTGCAAGAAAAATTGTAAGCACTCAGCTTGAAGAATTTCCTGATAGCAGGGTGATAATTTTTGCAAATTTTCGTGATACTGTAAGTCTCCTGTGCGATTATATGGTAAAATCAGGAATTGACGCACGAAAATTCATTGGGCAGGCATCAAAGGACTCCTCGAAAGGACTTTCCCAGAAAAAACAGATAGAAACACTTGCAAATTTCAGGGAAGGTGAATTCAAAGTTCTCGTAGCAACATCAGTCGGAGAGGAGGGTCTTGATGTTCCTTCAACAGATCTTGTGATATTTTATGAGTCTGTTCCATCCGAGATAAGAAGCATTCAGAGAAAAGGACGTACGGGAAGACATGGCACAGGAAGCATCATTGTACTTGTAACAAAAGGAACGTCTGATGAGACCTTTACACACGTAAGCCGTGTTCGTGAAAAATCAATGAAAAAAGGCATATCACTTCTGTCAAAGACTGCAAAGGAACAAAATGAGGCACAAAAAGTGATACAACCTTCTCTTTTACAGACTGCCGGCAAAGAAGAAATACCTCCCGGCACAACTGCAGGCAGTTTTTCCGGAAGAGAATTTTCAGGCAGGACAACTATTCCCGGGGAAGTTCAGGCAAACATCACAGCCTTTGAACAAAGCGGTCCCCTGATAATCGCGGATGACAGGGAAAGTTCATCAAAGGTTGTTGAATGTCTGCATAAATCTGGCGCTCTTATATCACTCCAGCGTCTTGAATACGGCGATTATGCAATTGGCGACAGGATAATTGTTGAGAGAAAGACAAGCCGTGATTTCATGGACACTTTGGTTGAACGCGATCTTTTAGGTCAGATCAAGAGGATGTCAGATGCGGTTTTAAAGCCCGTTTTGATAATCGAAGGTGAGGATTTGTATTCGCAGAGAAACATCAATCCTAACGCTGTCAGAGGTGCGTTGACTGCTATTGCGCTGAACCTTGGAACAAGCATATTTTATACAAAAACACCTGAAGAGACCGCAGAGATGCTCTTTGTTATCGCAAACAGAGAAGAGGGAAAAGAAGGCGGTTTAAAATCACCCCATTACCATAAATCCTACAAGAGTATGCGTGAAGAACTTGAATACATAATCTCATCTTTTCCAAAAACAGGTCTTAAAAGTGCAAGAATTCTTCTTGAAAATTTTGGAACAATTGAAAATATAATAAAGGCTTCTGAAGAAGAGTTAATGGCAGTAGACGGAATTGGTGAAAAAACTGCAAAGAAGATATATGAAACATCAAGGCATGTTTATCAGAATTTTTAA
- a CDS encoding segregation/condensation protein A, whose protein sequence is MDEEPVEILVRLAESGEIDPWNIDIVEVTDRFLQELDRMQKLDLRVSGRTLFFASTLLRMKSEYLEEPEPQPEDEAELFLDDYSIEDDVFSFGEFTEPVERLEREIQRRLKRKDQRKRPVTLYELIKDLKTAEKLFRRRQRRKGDTQPEFFFEAEDIVGVAHEEDFSDAASSVYSSFENLSKKRKKVTLSDICTDMKKDLRSVYLPLLFLMLEGKLILEQEEFFGEITVSEWSSVMPDGSEA, encoded by the coding sequence ATGGATGAAGAGCCTGTTGAGATTCTTGTAAGGCTTGCTGAGTCTGGAGAGATTGACCCCTGGAATATTGATATTGTCGAGGTGACAGATCGGTTTTTGCAGGAGCTTGATCGCATGCAAAAGCTTGATTTAAGAGTTTCAGGCAGGACACTTTTTTTTGCCTCAACTCTTCTTAGGATGAAATCTGAATATCTTGAAGAACCAGAGCCTCAGCCTGAAGATGAAGCAGAGCTTTTTTTAGATGATTACTCGATTGAAGATGACGTTTTTTCATTTGGAGAATTTACAGAGCCTGTAGAAAGGCTTGAGCGTGAGATTCAGAGGCGTCTTAAAAGAAAGGATCAAAGAAAACGCCCGGTTACTCTTTATGAGCTTATTAAAGATTTAAAAACTGCTGAAAAACTGTTTAGGCGCCGGCAGAGGAGAAAAGGAGATACCCAGCCTGAATTTTTCTTTGAGGCGGAGGATATTGTCGGAGTTGCCCATGAGGAGGATTTTTCTGATGCGGCATCTTCTGTTTATTCGTCATTTGAGAATTTGTCAAAAAAAAGAAAAAAAGTTACTTTGTCTGATATCTGCACAGATATGAAAAAAGATCTTCGTTCTGTTTATCTTCCTTTATTGTTTCTCATGCTTGAGGGAAAGCTGATTTTGGAACAGGAGGAATTTTTTGGCGAAATTACAGTTTCCGAATGGTCTTCAGTTATGCCTGACGGCAGTGAGGCATAG
- a CDS encoding secondary thiamine-phosphate synthase enzyme YjbQ: MFSVFEDTIQLTTSGEGDIINLTPFIMEVIDKSEIKTGVLNLFVEGSTAAVTTIEYESGVLMDFKEALSKIAPENIAYSHDMAWGDGNGRSHVKAAIIGPSLEIPIRSSKPALGVWQQPVLVELDVKEKRNRRIHCTVTGIKKETEIKT; this comes from the coding sequence ATGTTTTCTGTCTTTGAGGATACAATTCAGCTGACAACTTCGGGAGAGGGAGATATTATCAATCTCACACCTTTTATAATGGAAGTAATTGATAAAAGCGAGATAAAAACAGGAGTTTTGAATCTTTTTGTTGAAGGATCTACTGCCGCTGTTACAACAATTGAATATGAATCGGGAGTTCTTATGGATTTTAAAGAGGCGCTGTCTAAAATTGCACCTGAAAATATCGCATATTCACATGATATGGCATGGGGTGATGGAAACGGCCGTTCCCATGTAAAAGCAGCAATAATCGGGCCTTCACTTGAAATTCCCATCAGAAGCTCAAAACCTGCTCTTGGTGTGTGGCAACAGCCTGTTCTGGTCGAACTTGACGTGAAAGAGAAAAGAAACCGACGGATACATTGCACTGTGACCGGAATTAAAAAAGAAACTGAAATCAAAACTTAA
- the glyS gene encoding glycine--tRNA ligase: MADIYDKVIELARRRGFVWPSSECYGSVAGFIDYGPLGAMMKRKIENVWRDFYVAREGYFEIECPTVGIESIYLASGHVKGFADKMIQCPHCKEYHRADHVCAAHDIEYAETKSLVELTEILKTLPCPVCGESFEGSEVYYFNLMFNTTIGPGSQRVGYLRPETAQGIFTDFSRLLRFYRDKLPFGAVQIGKSYRNEISPRQGMIRLREFTQAEAEIFVHPEKKDHPNFTRYAQRVVPLWGIKQQQTDSNPIEITMKDAVTSGIVANEYVAYYVALTHDFLVTCGADPEKIRFRQHLPDERAHYATDCWDAEILSERFGWVETVGIADRTDYDLKAHAGESGDSFTVFIPYDEPKIGFEKKIVPDMGALGPRFRGKAKAVADALSDSEPTDKGAEIILDGEKILITPDLYEIREQETQIRGEDVRPHVIEPSYGIDRILYTILEHTYEEEEVEGEIRKILHMKPRIAPVQVAVLPLMSRDGLDTIALELMDKIQEEGLIAQYDDSGAIGRRYRRQDEIGTPFAVTIDYDTKEDNTVTLRDRDSMNQIRCSIKEVPEILRDLIRGRKTFENLQ, encoded by the coding sequence ATGGCTGATATTTATGATAAAGTAATAGAACTTGCCAGAAGACGCGGCTTTGTATGGCCTTCTTCTGAGTGCTATGGATCAGTTGCCGGGTTTATCGATTATGGACCTTTGGGCGCGATGATGAAAAGAAAAATTGAGAATGTCTGGCGTGACTTTTATGTTGCCCGTGAAGGATATTTTGAAATTGAATGTCCGACTGTTGGCATTGAGTCAATATATCTTGCATCAGGTCATGTGAAAGGCTTTGCAGACAAGATGATTCAGTGTCCTCACTGCAAAGAGTACCACAGAGCTGACCATGTCTGTGCCGCACATGATATTGAATACGCCGAGACCAAATCACTCGTGGAATTAACTGAAATTCTAAAAACACTTCCCTGCCCTGTCTGTGGAGAGAGTTTTGAAGGTTCAGAAGTTTATTATTTCAATTTGATGTTTAACACGACAATCGGTCCCGGAAGTCAGAGGGTCGGATACCTAAGACCTGAGACTGCACAGGGAATTTTCACGGATTTTTCAAGGCTTCTTCGATTTTACAGGGATAAACTTCCATTCGGTGCTGTTCAAATAGGAAAATCATACAGGAATGAAATTTCACCAAGGCAGGGAATGATTCGTCTTCGTGAATTTACACAGGCAGAAGCTGAAATTTTTGTTCACCCTGAGAAGAAGGATCATCCGAATTTCACCCGTTATGCACAAAGGGTAGTTCCGCTCTGGGGTATAAAACAGCAACAGACTGACAGCAACCCAATCGAAATCACAATGAAAGATGCTGTCACATCCGGAATTGTTGCAAATGAGTATGTAGCATATTATGTCGCATTAACGCATGACTTCTTAGTCACATGCGGTGCTGATCCAGAAAAGATAAGATTCAGACAGCATCTCCCTGACGAGCGTGCACACTACGCAACCGACTGTTGGGATGCTGAAATTCTCTCTGAGAGATTCGGCTGGGTAGAGACAGTTGGAATTGCAGACAGGACTGACTATGACTTAAAGGCTCATGCCGGTGAAAGCGGGGATTCATTTACAGTATTTATTCCATATGATGAGCCAAAGATCGGTTTTGAGAAGAAGATTGTCCCTGATATGGGTGCACTCGGGCCAAGATTCAGAGGGAAAGCAAAGGCTGTTGCAGACGCTCTTTCAGACTCGGAACCGACAGACAAAGGGGCTGAAATTATCCTCGATGGTGAAAAAATTCTGATCACTCCTGATCTTTATGAAATCCGTGAGCAGGAGACACAGATACGCGGGGAAGATGTAAGGCCGCATGTGATTGAACCATCATATGGTATTGACAGAATTTTGTATACCATTCTTGAGCACACATATGAGGAAGAAGAAGTAGAAGGGGAAATAAGAAAGATTCTTCATATGAAGCCCCGCATTGCACCAGTACAGGTTGCAGTCCTTCCGCTTATGTCACGTGATGGTCTGGATACAATTGCGCTTGAACTGATGGATAAAATACAGGAGGAAGGACTAATTGCCCAGTACGATGATTCAGGTGCTATTGGGAGACGTTATAGGAGACAGGATGAGATTGGAACACCTTTTGCCGTTACAATTGACTATGACACAAAAGAGGACAATACAGTGACTCTTCGTGACCGTGACTCAATGAACCAGATTAGGTGTAGTATAAAAGAAGTCCCTGAAATTTTAAGAGATTTAATACGCGGCAGAAAAACATTTGAAAATTTACAATAA